From the genome of Pukyongia salina, one region includes:
- the porX gene encoding T9SS response regulator signal transducer PorX — protein MSDIKVLWVDDEIDLLKPHILFLEGKNYVVTTAQSGTEALEEIKKDNFDIVFLDENMPGLTGLETLAEIKERQASLPVVMITKSEEEYIMEEAIGSKIADYLIKPVNPNQILLSLKKNLDHSRLISEKTTSSYQQEFRKIAMDMSMINSYQGWAELYQKLVYWELQLEDIEDSGMFEILESQKIEANNQFCKFIDKNYPNWFNGADDAPIMSHTLFKEKVQPQLKQGKPTLLVVIDNLRFDQWKAFEPFLTNVYKKEQEELFYSILPTATQYARNAIFSGLMPSDMEKQFPKYWLNDTDEGGKNMYEKEFLEAQLRRLGLDLNWSYHKISSLKQGKRLEENFKSHKDEDLTVIVYNFVDMLSHSKTEMEVIKELASNDKSYRSLTQSWFKNSPLMNIIQQAAQLGFKLIITTDHGTINVKNPSKVIGDKNTSLNLRYKTGKSLTYEEKDVLAAVDPGRIKLPSIHMSSSFIFAKGDLFFAYPNNYNHYVSYYRNTYQHGGVSLEEMVIPFAVLDPK, from the coding sequence ATGAGCGACATAAAAGTTCTTTGGGTTGATGATGAGATCGACCTGCTAAAACCTCACATACTATTCCTTGAAGGTAAAAATTACGTGGTCACCACAGCTCAAAGTGGTACCGAGGCCCTGGAGGAAATTAAAAAGGACAATTTCGATATCGTTTTCCTGGACGAGAACATGCCCGGACTCACAGGCCTGGAGACCCTCGCAGAGATCAAGGAACGACAGGCTTCACTGCCCGTGGTAATGATCACCAAAAGTGAGGAAGAATATATCATGGAGGAAGCAATTGGGTCTAAGATCGCAGACTACCTTATTAAACCGGTGAACCCAAACCAGATCTTGCTCAGCCTGAAGAAGAACCTCGACCACTCACGGCTTATCTCCGAAAAGACAACCTCGAGCTACCAGCAGGAATTCCGGAAGATCGCTATGGATATGTCTATGATCAATAGCTACCAGGGATGGGCAGAGTTGTATCAGAAACTAGTTTACTGGGAACTGCAATTGGAAGATATTGAAGACAGCGGAATGTTCGAGATCCTGGAATCGCAGAAGATAGAAGCGAACAACCAGTTCTGTAAGTTTATCGATAAAAACTACCCCAACTGGTTCAATGGTGCAGACGATGCACCTATTATGTCTCACACCTTATTTAAAGAAAAGGTACAGCCACAGCTAAAGCAAGGTAAGCCAACACTACTGGTCGTGATCGATAATCTGCGTTTCGATCAATGGAAGGCCTTCGAGCCGTTTTTAACCAATGTGTATAAGAAAGAACAGGAAGAATTATTCTACAGCATACTACCCACCGCCACTCAATATGCGCGTAATGCCATCTTTTCGGGCCTTATGCCAAGTGACATGGAGAAGCAATTCCCCAAGTACTGGCTTAACGATACAGACGAAGGCGGCAAGAACATGTACGAAAAAGAATTTCTGGAAGCGCAGTTAAGGAGGCTTGGTTTAGACCTCAACTGGAGCTACCACAAGATATCTTCCTTAAAACAAGGAAAACGCCTGGAGGAGAATTTCAAGAGTCATAAGGATGAAGACCTCACCGTGATCGTCTATAACTTCGTGGATATGCTGTCGCATTCTAAAACCGAAATGGAAGTGATCAAGGAATTAGCGTCTAACGATAAGTCGTATAGATCGTTAACCCAAAGCTGGTTTAAAAATTCACCCTTGATGAACATCATCCAGCAAGCCGCGCAACTGGGCTTCAAACTTATCATCACCACAGACCACGGGACCATCAACGTGAAGAACCCCTCTAAGGTGATAGGCGACAAGAACACCAGTTTAAATTTGCGGTACAAGACCGGTAAGAGCCTTACCTACGAAGAAAAAGACGTACTGGCAGCTGTGGATCCGGGGAGGATCAAGCTACCCTCTATCCACATGAGCAGCTCGTTTATATTTGCCAAGGGAGATCTTTTCTTCGCCTACCCCAACAATTACAATCACTATGTAAGTTACTATCGAAACACCTACCAGCATGGAGGTGTCTCGCTGGAGGAAATGGTTATTCCTTTCGCTGTGCTGGACCCCAAATAG
- the tsaE gene encoding tRNA (adenosine(37)-N6)-threonylcarbamoyltransferase complex ATPase subunit type 1 TsaE, with translation MELTYTLQELPEVAEKVLTGSSSKTLLFYGEMGTGKTTLIKQIAKNLGVVDSVSSPTFSIVNEHLLDNEKLYHYDFYRLESLDEALDIGIEDYLYSGHWNFVEWPEKVEDLLPGESTKIELIKNENGSRTLSIKPVK, from the coding sequence ATGGAATTAACCTATACATTACAAGAACTGCCCGAAGTGGCGGAGAAGGTTTTAACTGGATCATCCAGTAAAACCCTCTTGTTCTATGGGGAAATGGGAACCGGGAAGACGACACTTATAAAGCAGATCGCAAAAAATCTCGGGGTTGTGGATTCAGTTAGCAGTCCAACTTTCTCAATTGTAAACGAACACCTTTTAGACAACGAAAAACTATATCATTACGATTTTTACAGGCTGGAAAGTCTGGATGAAGCACTCGATATTGGTATAGAAGATTATTTATATTCCGGACATTGGAATTTTGTAGAATGGCCGGAAAAAGTAGAAGATTTGCTTCCGGGAGAGAGCACAAAAATTGAACTAATCAAAAACGAAAACGGAAGTCGAACATTAAGCATAAAGCCAGTGAAATAG
- a CDS encoding alanine dehydrogenase — MAKPKSPFTKAQLLPQEEKLEIARQKGELFIGIPKETYFQEKRICLTPDAVTAITANGHKVLIENGAGEEAGFSDQEYNDAGAILTNDTKKVFGCPMILKVEPPTLEELELIKPKTVLISALQLKTRQQSYFDTLSKKKITALAFEFIKDEDHSYPAVKALSEIAGTAAILIASELMVNAKKGNGLLFGNISGVPPVEVVVIGAGTVGQFAVRSALGLGANVKVFDSSITKLRKLQTHVGRTLYTSTIQPKNLLKALRRCDVAIGAVRGQNRSPIIVTKTMVENMKRGAVIIDVSVDMGGCFETTEMTTHDKPTHIKYDVIHYGVPNIPARYPKTASISISNIFTPYLLEIAESGGLENAIRYDQGLKNGLYFYRGILTNKAIADWFDMGYSDINLLIF; from the coding sequence ATGGCCAAACCTAAGTCACCCTTCACCAAGGCTCAACTCCTTCCCCAGGAAGAAAAACTGGAAATTGCCCGACAAAAAGGTGAACTGTTCATCGGGATTCCCAAAGAAACGTATTTTCAGGAGAAACGCATCTGCCTTACCCCCGATGCCGTAACAGCTATCACTGCCAACGGCCACAAGGTATTAATTGAGAACGGAGCTGGCGAAGAGGCCGGATTCTCAGACCAGGAATACAACGATGCCGGCGCCATCTTAACCAACGATACCAAGAAAGTATTTGGCTGCCCTATGATCCTGAAGGTAGAACCTCCTACCCTGGAAGAGCTGGAACTCATTAAACCCAAGACCGTACTCATCTCTGCCTTACAGTTAAAGACCCGGCAGCAATCTTATTTCGATACCCTTTCCAAGAAAAAGATCACGGCCCTGGCCTTCGAATTCATAAAAGACGAAGATCACAGCTATCCCGCCGTAAAGGCACTTAGTGAGATCGCGGGAACGGCCGCCATCCTTATCGCTTCCGAACTCATGGTGAATGCCAAAAAAGGCAACGGCCTGCTGTTTGGTAATATTAGCGGTGTCCCGCCCGTAGAGGTAGTGGTGATAGGCGCCGGGACTGTGGGACAGTTTGCCGTGCGGTCTGCCCTGGGACTTGGGGCCAATGTAAAGGTGTTCGACAGCTCCATCACCAAGCTTCGGAAGTTGCAGACCCATGTGGGGCGTACCCTGTATACCTCGACCATACAACCAAAGAACCTCCTGAAAGCCTTGAGGCGCTGCGATGTGGCCATAGGAGCCGTGCGCGGCCAGAACCGCTCCCCTATTATCGTGACCAAAACCATGGTGGAGAATATGAAACGCGGTGCGGTGATCATCGATGTGAGTGTGGATATGGGAGGCTGTTTCGAAACCACCGAAATGACCACTCACGATAAGCCCACCCATATTAAGTACGATGTGATCCATTACGGCGTACCCAATATCCCGGCGCGATACCCGAAAACAGCATCCATCTCTATTAGCAATATCTTCACCCCCTACCTGCTGGAGATCGCCGAATCCGGCGGACTGGAAAATGCCATCCGTTATGACCAGGGTTTGAAGAACGGTTTGTATTTTTACCGCGGTATTTTAACGAATAAAGCTATAGCAGACTGGTTCGATATGGGTTATAGCGACATTAACCTTCTTATATTTTAA
- a CDS encoding DUF4258 domain-containing protein, which yields MKLIKRVAWYSGGFVIGIIILMFFLGGKKTSCDYGPNARTLKNIRSKKLTISPEAQQLLTQHSLDSTAIQSVLLHGEVLFGESDTSKDSCKVYVIRGEVNAQPIKFSVENCENKAKISSLKIDTN from the coding sequence ATGAAACTTATAAAGCGTGTTGCCTGGTACTCCGGAGGATTTGTAATTGGGATCATCATCCTTATGTTCTTTTTAGGCGGCAAGAAGACCTCCTGCGATTACGGGCCCAATGCCCGCACCCTCAAAAATATCCGGTCCAAGAAATTAACCATCTCCCCTGAGGCCCAGCAACTGCTCACCCAGCATAGCCTGGATAGCACCGCTATCCAAAGCGTCTTACTACATGGCGAAGTGCTCTTTGGTGAAAGCGATACGTCCAAAGATTCGTGTAAGGTGTATGTGATACGGGGGGAAGTGAATGCGCAACCTATCAAGTTCTCTGTGGAGAATTGTGAGAATAAGGCTAAAATTAGTTCACTTAAAATCGATACGAACTAA
- a CDS encoding helix-turn-helix domain-containing protein → MRDSLLKCLLIFYMLINPYVEIISQSLDPEILNSKEYEDLLKMFNEYYGDSINQEQIARSYIKKARKDGDTIKMARGYDRLSRIFHFEKSIKFADSVIILTKGTRHKTYPALGYILKGYLYDQNMDFINSNINYLKAYRIAKRHKNLQQQVHVMQPLIANKIIWGDKHEAIRLQHVREKIVRSKDYIHLLKELTRSNAQIDLNQLYINELLSSNSNYVFCHLNLKNYDSTRYYLKKGDNLLNDYKGVDRQEFIYWYMEVELELSYYIHEFGRVIEIAKILLKKQDHIDPYSLMNINYHTGLALKKLGYNKEGLKYLVNADSLVDSNDLQLLPKDRNLFVALNDHYRAVGDVKSQIKYLRKLIKTDSIAKINLRYFEPSMIRNLETPQLLNEKELLISALEKKNKISFILNMGVVILLILSLMSLIYYMLKRRKDRKYFNKLIDKTSKSKGYENNKYAYDISSDVINSILKKLENFEKEQEYLSTDISLQTMAKLFDSNANYLSRVINLKIGKNFSQYINDLRIDYAVRKISNDKKFRKYTIKAIGEECGYRNAESFSKAFYRRNKIYPSNYINKLNKTDPMW, encoded by the coding sequence ATGAGAGATTCACTACTTAAATGCTTGCTTATATTTTACATGCTTATTAACCCTTATGTCGAAATTATTTCACAAAGCCTGGATCCGGAAATTCTTAATTCTAAAGAGTATGAAGACCTATTGAAAATGTTTAATGAATATTACGGCGATTCTATTAATCAGGAGCAAATCGCAAGATCCTACATCAAAAAAGCCAGGAAGGATGGTGATACTATTAAAATGGCCAGAGGTTATGATCGACTTTCTAGGATATTTCACTTTGAAAAAAGCATAAAGTTCGCCGATAGTGTGATTATTCTAACAAAAGGAACAAGACATAAAACTTATCCCGCACTTGGTTATATCCTTAAAGGATATTTATACGATCAGAACATGGATTTCATTAATTCCAATATAAACTACTTAAAAGCGTACAGAATAGCCAAGCGACATAAGAACCTACAGCAACAAGTTCATGTAATGCAACCATTAATAGCTAATAAAATAATTTGGGGGGATAAGCATGAAGCTATCAGATTACAACATGTTCGAGAAAAGATAGTTCGAAGTAAAGATTACATCCATCTTCTAAAAGAATTAACTAGGTCGAATGCGCAAATTGATTTAAATCAATTGTATATAAACGAGCTTTTAAGTTCTAATTCTAACTATGTTTTTTGTCACTTGAATCTTAAAAATTATGATTCCACACGATATTATCTAAAAAAGGGTGATAATCTTTTAAATGACTATAAAGGGGTAGACAGACAAGAATTTATTTATTGGTATATGGAAGTCGAATTGGAACTTTCATATTATATACATGAATTTGGGAGAGTTATTGAAATTGCAAAAATTTTATTGAAGAAGCAAGATCATATCGATCCATATTCCTTAATGAACATTAATTATCACACGGGTTTAGCTTTAAAGAAATTAGGATATAATAAGGAAGGATTGAAATATCTGGTAAACGCTGATTCATTGGTGGATTCAAACGATTTACAATTATTGCCTAAAGATAGAAATCTCTTCGTGGCTCTAAACGACCATTACCGAGCTGTTGGGGATGTAAAAAGTCAAATAAAATATTTAAGAAAACTAATTAAGACCGACAGTATAGCAAAAATTAATTTAAGGTATTTTGAACCGAGTATGATTAGAAACCTTGAAACACCCCAATTACTAAATGAAAAAGAACTCTTGATTTCGGCTCTGGAGAAAAAGAACAAAATTTCTTTTATTTTGAATATGGGTGTTGTGATACTATTAATTTTAAGTCTAATGTCCTTGATATATTACATGCTAAAAAGGAGAAAGGATAGAAAGTACTTTAATAAATTAATAGATAAAACTTCCAAAAGTAAGGGATATGAGAATAATAAATATGCATACGATATTTCCTCGGATGTTATAAATTCCATCTTAAAAAAGTTGGAGAATTTTGAGAAGGAACAAGAATATTTATCAACAGATATTTCACTGCAGACAATGGCAAAATTGTTTGACAGTAATGCAAATTATCTATCGCGTGTAATTAATTTAAAAATAGGCAAGAATTTCTCACAATATATAAACGACTTAAGGATAGACTATGCTGTGCGAAAAATATCAAACGATAAAAAATTTCGAAAATATACTATAAAGGCAATTGGCGAAGAATGTGGATATCGTAATGCCGAGTCGTTCTCCAAGGCATTTTACAGAAGAAATAAAATATACCCTTCCAATTACATCAATAAATTAAATAAAACAGATCCTATGTGGTAA
- a CDS encoding proline dehydrogenase family protein has protein sequence MVSKNCFEDTETAFKLKSDSELERAYFLFKMIANEPLVRIGTAATRFALNLHLPVEGLIRSTVFDHFCGGVNESDCLPTVDNLYAAGVHSVLDYSVEGKEADTQFDKTKEKVIELTYFARDKEAMPFSVFKPTGLGRFKIWQKVTAGEALNEAEQAEWERIAGRYDATCKVAFNCNVVLLIDAEESWMQDAADALAEQMMETYNREKPIVYDTLQCYRHDRLEYLKARHKRAKENGYKLGFKVVRGAYMEKENERAEEKGYPSPICSSKQATDENFNAVVRYIMDHLEDIHLFVGSHNEQSSYLAMEIMEQKGLAKNDPRVWFGQLYGMSDHITYNMAAEGYNVAKYIPFGPVKDVMPYLIRRAEENTSVAGQTSRELTLLKKEKARRGI, from the coding sequence ATGGTTTCAAAAAACTGCTTCGAAGATACCGAGACCGCCTTTAAGCTAAAGAGCGATTCTGAGTTGGAAAGGGCCTATTTCCTGTTTAAAATGATAGCAAACGAACCGCTGGTAAGGATTGGGACAGCGGCCACTCGTTTTGCCCTAAACCTGCACCTGCCGGTGGAGGGATTGATACGCTCTACGGTCTTCGATCATTTTTGCGGCGGGGTGAACGAAAGCGATTGTTTGCCCACCGTTGATAATCTGTACGCCGCCGGAGTGCACTCTGTGCTCGATTATTCTGTGGAGGGGAAGGAAGCAGATACGCAGTTCGACAAGACGAAGGAAAAGGTGATCGAGCTTACCTATTTTGCCCGTGACAAGGAGGCTATGCCGTTCTCTGTGTTCAAGCCTACCGGCCTGGGACGCTTTAAGATATGGCAGAAGGTTACAGCCGGGGAGGCCTTAAATGAGGCCGAGCAGGCCGAGTGGGAGCGGATCGCAGGGCGCTACGACGCTACTTGTAAGGTGGCATTTAACTGCAACGTGGTTTTACTTATCGATGCCGAAGAGAGCTGGATGCAGGATGCTGCCGATGCCCTGGCCGAGCAGATGATGGAAACCTACAACCGGGAAAAGCCTATTGTTTACGACACCCTGCAGTGCTACCGTCACGACCGGCTGGAATATTTAAAAGCGCGGCATAAGCGCGCGAAAGAGAATGGCTATAAACTGGGCTTTAAGGTGGTGCGCGGCGCGTATATGGAAAAGGAGAACGAAAGGGCAGAGGAGAAGGGCTATCCTTCCCCTATATGCAGCAGTAAGCAGGCAACCGACGAAAACTTTAATGCCGTAGTACGGTATATAATGGACCACCTGGAGGATATCCATTTGTTTGTGGGTAGCCACAATGAGCAAAGCAGTTACCTGGCCATGGAGATCATGGAGCAGAAAGGGCTGGCAAAGAACGACCCCAGGGTGTGGTTTGGGCAGCTTTACGGTATGAGCGACCATATTACCTACAACATGGCCGCCGAAGGCTATAATGTAGCCAAGTACATCCCTTTTGGGCCGGTAAAAGACGTGATGCCTTATTTAATACGAAGGGCCGAAGAGAACACCTCGGTTGCCGGGCAGACCAGCCGGGAGCTAACCTTGTTAAAGAAGGAAAAGGCCAGAAGGGGCATCTAA
- the aroB gene encoding 3-dehydroquinate synthase, with amino-acid sequence MAQLKNMGNVYGGTGIWEVLNTHLTRENYSKIFVLTDTNTHQYCLQTLRDALSTNTQPTVLQIPAGEEHKNIHSCLELWNQLSSLQADRHSLLINLGGGVVTDLGGFVASTFKRGIPFINIPTSLLAMVDASVGGKTGVDLGSLKNQVGVIRQPELVLLHTLFLQSLPQAHFRSGKAEMLKHGIIASEAYFDKVVPMQLDSEDCEALIWESVLIKEKIVREDPIEKGLRKLLNYGHTLGHAIESHFLRKDVKTALLHGDAIAIGMILATYISGEMLGFPKPSRDKICRAILSIFEKRSFSKADIEAISELLIYDKKNSNGKVYFVLLEDFGKYKINCEVRDTLILEAFSYYESLSRKI; translated from the coding sequence ATGGCACAATTAAAGAACATGGGGAATGTGTATGGCGGGACGGGCATCTGGGAGGTCCTTAATACGCATCTCACCCGGGAAAACTATTCGAAGATCTTTGTTCTCACCGATACCAATACGCACCAATATTGCCTTCAAACACTGCGCGACGCGCTAAGCACCAACACCCAACCCACGGTCTTGCAGATCCCGGCGGGGGAAGAACACAAGAACATCCATAGCTGCCTGGAGCTCTGGAACCAGCTTTCCTCCTTACAGGCAGACAGGCACAGCCTGCTCATTAACCTGGGAGGTGGCGTGGTGACAGACCTGGGCGGATTTGTAGCCTCCACCTTTAAGAGAGGGATCCCATTTATCAACATCCCCACTTCCCTGCTCGCCATGGTAGACGCATCGGTGGGTGGCAAGACAGGCGTAGACCTGGGAAGCCTGAAGAACCAGGTTGGGGTGATAAGGCAGCCGGAACTGGTGCTGCTACATACCCTATTCCTGCAAAGCCTGCCGCAGGCTCATTTCAGGTCGGGCAAGGCCGAAATGCTAAAACATGGTATTATTGCTTCCGAAGCCTACTTCGACAAGGTGGTGCCCATGCAGCTTGATTCGGAAGATTGCGAAGCGCTTATCTGGGAATCGGTGCTTATAAAGGAAAAGATCGTACGCGAAGACCCCATCGAAAAAGGTTTGCGTAAACTTCTTAATTACGGCCATACTCTAGGGCATGCGATCGAGTCTCATTTCCTTCGGAAGGATGTGAAGACCGCATTGCTGCACGGCGATGCCATTGCCATCGGGATGATACTGGCTACTTATATTTCTGGCGAAATGCTTGGTTTTCCGAAGCCATCCAGAGATAAGATATGCCGCGCAATCCTGTCTATATTTGAAAAGAGATCGTTTAGTAAGGCCGATATAGAGGCTATTTCAGAACTGCTTATTTACGACAAAAAGAACAGCAACGGAAAAGTATATTTTGTGCTACTGGAAGATTTTGGCAAGTATAAGATCAACTGCGAAGTGCGGGATACACTCATCCTGGAGGCCTTTTCTTATTACGAATCCCTCTCCCGAAAAATTTAA
- a CDS encoding DinB family protein, translating into MKLKDVQTTEYNSFFQGYMDQVGELPLVENLKDGLKTSKAFFKGIPREKQEFRYAENKWTPKEILLHLIDSERIFCYRALSFARSEHESLPSFDENTFAKNSRANPRSWEDLLEEYVAVRVATIKLFDSFNDEVLLRKGEVKQKTLSVRATGFIICGHEAHHKRIITERYL; encoded by the coding sequence ATGAAGCTAAAAGACGTCCAAACTACCGAATACAATTCTTTCTTCCAGGGCTACATGGACCAGGTAGGGGAATTGCCTTTGGTAGAAAATTTAAAAGATGGGTTGAAAACTTCGAAAGCATTTTTTAAAGGTATTCCACGGGAAAAGCAGGAATTCAGATATGCTGAAAATAAATGGACCCCTAAAGAAATACTGCTGCATCTCATCGATTCGGAAAGGATATTCTGTTATAGGGCATTAAGCTTTGCACGCAGTGAGCATGAAAGCCTTCCTAGTTTCGATGAAAATACTTTCGCTAAAAATTCCCGGGCAAATCCCAGGAGTTGGGAGGATCTGCTGGAAGAATACGTCGCTGTGCGAGTGGCTACAATAAAGCTTTTTGATAGTTTTAATGATGAAGTGCTCCTTCGAAAAGGCGAGGTTAAACAAAAGACATTATCGGTACGGGCCACCGGATTTATTATTTGCGGCCATGAAGCCCATCATAAAAGAATCATTACAGAAAGATACCTGTAG
- a CDS encoding Lrp/AsnC family transcriptional regulator — protein MAKFKLDDTDHQILDMLIENTRTPFTDIAKKLGISAGTVHVRVKKMEEAGIITGSSLTLDYKKLGYSFIAYVGVFLHKTSQTQFVLERISEIPYVTVAHVTTGKFNIFCKIRAKDTSHAKEIIYKIDDIEGVTRTETMISLEESINDKKRLMHSIFMEI, from the coding sequence ATGGCTAAATTTAAATTAGACGATACAGACCATCAAATATTAGACATGCTTATCGAAAATACCCGTACTCCCTTTACGGATATTGCGAAAAAACTTGGTATTTCGGCAGGAACAGTGCATGTGAGAGTAAAGAAAATGGAGGAAGCAGGCATCATTACCGGCTCTTCCTTAACCCTTGATTACAAAAAGCTGGGGTATTCTTTTATCGCCTATGTGGGCGTATTCCTGCACAAGACCTCCCAGACCCAGTTCGTACTGGAGCGAATTAGTGAGATCCCTTACGTAACGGTAGCGCATGTAACCACAGGAAAGTTCAATATCTTCTGTAAGATCCGTGCCAAGGATACCAGTCATGCCAAAGAGATCATTTATAAAATAGATGATATAGAGGGCGTGACACGTACCGAAACCATGATCTCACTGGAGGAAAGTATCAACGATAAGAAACGCCTTATGCACTCCATCTTTATGGAGATATAG
- a CDS encoding M14 family zinc carboxypeptidase: protein MTTGFSVIFGADLKVFVYKYIRNRITLLFTIVNTPLFTFVHSMKIEQQYSRLFRAPLEGRYIHNEHISPLLESASKFAKVEVVGHSQNGLPIHKVTLGYGEKKVFAWSQMHGNESTTTKALFDFLQLFQQKEALQQEISIFLSQYTCVFIPILNPDGALAYTRVNANEVDLNRDALDLSQKESRIHRKILEEFKPDLCLNLHDQRTIYGTGDGNPATVSFLSPAASPSREVTAAREEAMRNIVRLREALEQFIPGCIGRYSDTFNENCLGDYITKWGVPSILFEAGHFPGDYQREKTRELIFYAFLELFHFTSLGTDTPDHRDYFKIPENKVDFKDVIIRNVRLSGHDDVVSIGIQYTEVLKNGKILFEPVVDSIGDLDLWYSHYENDGNKGFVLLNYHKKEGIGEKIISIIEEFSGNVLFYSGNK from the coding sequence TTGACAACCGGTTTTTCGGTGATCTTTGGAGCAGATCTGAAGGTTTTTGTTTACAAGTATATACGAAACAGGATCACATTATTGTTTACAATTGTAAACACGCCTTTGTTTACCTTTGTACACAGTATGAAAATCGAGCAACAGTATTCCCGCTTATTTCGAGCTCCTTTGGAGGGCCGGTACATTCATAATGAACACATTTCTCCCCTGCTGGAATCGGCTTCAAAATTTGCAAAAGTTGAGGTGGTGGGTCATTCTCAAAATGGACTACCTATACATAAGGTCACCCTGGGGTATGGAGAAAAAAAAGTGTTTGCCTGGTCGCAAATGCATGGAAACGAATCTACTACCACCAAGGCGCTATTCGATTTTCTGCAATTATTTCAGCAAAAAGAAGCGTTACAACAGGAGATTTCCATCTTTTTATCTCAATATACCTGTGTATTCATCCCTATTTTAAATCCGGATGGCGCATTGGCCTATACCCGTGTAAATGCCAATGAGGTGGACTTAAACAGGGATGCGCTTGATCTAAGCCAGAAAGAAAGCCGCATCCACAGGAAGATATTGGAAGAATTTAAACCCGATCTCTGCCTGAATTTACACGATCAGCGCACTATTTACGGCACCGGCGACGGTAATCCGGCAACGGTTTCCTTTTTATCGCCTGCCGCCTCCCCGTCAAGGGAAGTCACAGCCGCCAGAGAGGAGGCTATGCGTAATATAGTTAGGCTTCGCGAGGCGTTAGAGCAGTTCATCCCGGGCTGCATAGGCCGTTACAGTGATACTTTTAACGAGAACTGCCTGGGAGATTATATCACCAAATGGGGCGTCCCCAGTATTTTATTCGAAGCCGGGCATTTTCCAGGGGATTATCAGCGGGAGAAGACCCGGGAGCTGATCTTCTACGCTTTTCTGGAATTATTTCACTTCACTAGCCTGGGTACAGATACTCCAGATCATAGGGATTATTTTAAAATTCCGGAGAATAAGGTCGATTTTAAGGACGTGATCATTAGAAATGTTCGCCTTTCGGGCCATGATGATGTGGTTTCCATAGGGATTCAATACACCGAAGTGTTAAAAAATGGTAAAATTTTGTTCGAACCTGTGGTAGATTCTATAGGTGATCTGGATCTATGGTATAGCCACTACGAAAACGATGGAAATAAGGGGTTCGTATTATTAAATTATCATAAAAAGGAGGGAATTGGTGAGAAAATAATAAGTATTATTGAGGAATTCTCAGGAAACGTGTTATTTTATTCAGGGAATAAGTAG
- a CDS encoding helix-turn-helix transcriptional regulator: protein MVNSAEFAKRLQKILDYYSISATSFSEEIEVNRSTISHLLSGRNKPSLDFVMKVIQHYPEVELYWLLNGKGNFPSEKIIEKSAPKAPKVSQSPVETENSPEKTPKSPIRDSDIERIVIFYKDGSFKSFKN, encoded by the coding sequence ATGGTAAACAGTGCAGAATTCGCAAAAAGGCTTCAGAAAATACTGGATTATTACAGTATTTCGGCCACCTCTTTTTCGGAAGAGATCGAGGTGAACCGCTCCACTATTTCACACCTTTTATCGGGCCGGAATAAACCTAGCCTGGATTTTGTGATGAAGGTTATTCAGCACTACCCCGAAGTAGAATTGTATTGGTTACTCAATGGGAAAGGAAATTTTCCTTCAGAAAAAATTATAGAAAAATCTGCTCCCAAAGCACCCAAAGTTTCTCAAAGTCCTGTGGAAACGGAAAATTCTCCGGAAAAAACACCCAAATCCCCTATCCGAGACTCCGATATTGAACGAATCGTGATCTTTTACAAGGATGGAAGTTTTAAATCCTTTAAAAATTAA
- a CDS encoding DNA topoisomerase IV produces MRLLPYFSLLFLLLSCYEVERNCSNFRTGTFQFEAVSGTEVFTTRIVRNDSIEIEYYKESIDTAEIRWINDCEYVLRKLNPKSMAEEKAIHIKILTTKDNSYTFEFNEVGKSGRSKASATKISN; encoded by the coding sequence ATGCGCTTACTGCCCTACTTTTCACTACTCTTTCTACTGCTTTCCTGCTACGAAGTTGAACGAAACTGCAGCAATTTCAGGACCGGAACCTTTCAGTTTGAAGCTGTAAGCGGCACAGAGGTGTTTACTACACGTATAGTACGCAATGACAGCATAGAGATAGAATACTACAAGGAAAGTATAGATACGGCAGAGATCAGGTGGATAAACGATTGCGAATATGTGTTGCGCAAACTAAATCCGAAAAGTATGGCAGAGGAAAAGGCCATTCATATAAAGATCTTAACCACTAAAGACAACAGTTATACCTTCGAGTTCAATGAAGTGGGTAAATCCGGGAGAAGCAAGGCCTCGGCTACCAAAATATCCAATTAA